tcagtcaggtCAGTCACACTGCAGTGTGTGAGTGCGTCACGGCGTCACGCCGgactgggatggacgagaagagaggaggaggggccgccggggggagcagcagcattatgagagagaacttactacagaggctgcctgcgctactctgcatatgacgaaaacaagtaaacgctgtgcccttattgtaccctatgagcccttaatgtgccctgatgtgccctgaatttatcccatgtgccctgatgtgccctgattgtaccccatgtgccctgattgtatgagccccgaatgtgccctgattgtaccccatgtgccctgatgttccctgaatgtgcactgatgtaccccatgtgcctgatgtgccctgatgtaccccatgtgcctgatgtgccctgatgtgccctgatgtaccccatgagcctgatgtgccctgatgtgccctgaatgtgccctgaatgtgccccatgtgcctgatgtgccctgatgtaccccatgtgcctgatgtgccctgaatgtgccccatgtgccctgatgttcccagaATGTGCcccgaatgtgccctgatgtaccccatgtgcccgaTGTGCCCTGAATGTTCCCTGAATGTattctgatgtgccctgatgtaccccatgtgcctgatgtgccctgaatgtgccccatgtgccctgatgtgcccaaaaatgccctgatgtgcccaaatgtgccccatgtaccctcatgtgccccatgtaccctcatgtgttgtaacctgatgtgctgtgttctgtTGCCCTGATGTGCGCTATGCCCCGATgtgtgatgtaccctgatgtgccctgaatgtgccctgatgtaccccatgtgaaTGATGTTCCCTGAAtctgccctgatgtaccccatgtgcctgatgtgccctgatgtaccccatgtgcctgatgtgccctgaatgtgccctgatgtaccccatgtgcctgatgtgccctgatgtagtatagtggtcagttagtgtagtatgggggtcagttagtgtagtaaggtggtcagttagtgtagtataatggtcagttagtgtagtatgatggtcagttagtgtagcatgggggtcagttagtgtagcatggtggtcagttagtgtagcatgggggtcagttagtgtagtatgggggtcagttagtgtagtatgggggtcagttagtgtattttctgccagtgcccctcccgagactaggctctggatccgcccctggatgtGTAAAGATAGATGGAGTTCTGTTGTGGAGCAGGCAGGGCAGGAGAACAACTGGAATACAGGGAGAGTGcattgtcactctataacaggagTTGGCTGAACAGtaactttcatggcaggatcaccagtcatGGCTTTAATGAAacctgaagatttaaaaaaaatgaaaattatttttgaaataacattaagggctagtttacaatagcattagctctctaaaaagagaatcaTTATTTAGAGGGTGTTTGAGAGGTGATGAGGTGGTGTTATGGTTCTCACCGcctgtttttaacccctaaaaacctgTACCACTGCTTTGCAACCATAAGCAATGCAGTTGTGGCGTGGCTCCATTTATTTGAATGGTTCGTGTTTGGCAAGTGGTGCTgcccactgtcacggaacgtcccacactccgcttgagtgcttccgtcatataccacttcctcccagtctgtatacagatatcccaacctctctgttgctaccaagaactccctttattcagaaccagaatacagtcttatatacacaggagaagattactctaacaatacaaacgtaacctaattaacacgagctaattatctaatcctttatacagcctaggtgactgagacatgacctttcgcccagacttgtgggcaccgagtttcacacagttatatcaacacaatagcagtcgtcccgtctcctacattgtatagaggaaatgtcattagctcattcaattaacataaacacaggttgatgacaccagcatctcctcacaggatgtgtcccaacagaatgaatccattgaaaatccagggcccataatcaaaaggcaacaggcttgcatacagtcctctccaacagcctctgttctggctaggtctgtgacacccaCCAAATGCAACAGGGAGTATAATTTTTGCCAAGGCCACAAATCGAAGCATCgtggctgtggcatgtgtacacctccaTCTGCCACCTTTGCAGCTTAATAGGGAGTGGTTGGGCACGGGTGAAATGTTTTGTAATCCACCTAAACACACAACATTATAGGTCCTGCTGCATTTTTTATAGCTTACTGCAAAGCCCATTGTGAATTGTGATGTTCTGAAATGCAGATACTTTCTCAACATGCATTGGGGCACTATTCAAAATGATGAGGCTTTAAAACTCGAAATAAATGGCACTGCAATACACTACTCCATGCACAATGCACTACATTACATTGCAGTTGCCGTGTGAAAGAGCTCTCAGAGTCAGGAAGGGGTAAGAATGATATTACTGGAATATGCACCATTACCTTTATTGATAGGATACTCTTGACTGAAAGGGAAGAAACTCTTGAAGAATTATTAGAACTTTTGGAGGTCAAGTAAGCAGTGAGGATAATGAAGAAAAGAGTCCCCACCTCAAAAGGTTCTAAACGTACACAGAAATCTAAAAAAGATTGCTACATTAAGTTACAACAAGTATGTTATGTCAAAAAAGGATTAAGAGAGTAAACTAGACTCTCTCAAAAAATATATGAACTTTGTGGGCACAACATGCGGCAGTACATGTAAAACCAATAAATCTTTATTACAATTAATGTTAAAAAACATACACTTAATAAAATTCACAAACAACACCTGCTACTTCACAGTAGTCTAAAACAGTTACCCAATTacagacatggagggatggatccAAATAGGTCCATCGATATATATAAGAAATGTGAGTAAATATTAGAATTCGGTCCACAACTCCTCCATGCGTGATTGTCGATGCGTTTCACAAAAAGATTTGCTTCCTCGGGACAGATTGGGTAAGTGCTACTGATTGACCTCGAAAAACAGAACTTGGGCGGGAACAGATCCAGGGAAAAGGACAGATGGGCCTCCAAATGGGAACCCTAATAAGCCAGATGACAATGGGCATCCAAGTTCCGAAGTTGGACCGGCGGGAATTCACCTCCCAGGGTGGCCAATAAATTATCTGACCACTCTAGTAGGGTGCAGATATGGGTTTAAAAAGGGGCCAAAGGAGATTTAACAGAATAAACCAAAGGGTATGTCCAGACATTTGGAGATATACAGAAGCCCCAGATAGTGGACCCATAAAGGGAGGTTTATCCTTGTTAGAGTGAAGTCCACCCCAAGAAAGAGGGATAAAGTTATACTTGAAAGCTCAGGAGTTGAGCTTAACCAGACACCCGATAGGGTGGGGGAACCTTATTTGGGAAATCCGTGTTATCTGGTGTCACCATTGTTCTTGTTATTTGCATTAACAAAATAAAATGCAATGAAGAAAATGTATAcggtatctcacaagtgagtacacccctcacatttttgtaaatattttattatacctattcgcgtgacaacactgaagaaattagactttgctacaatgtaaagtagtgagtgtacagcttgtataacagtgtaaatttgctgtcccctcaaaataactcaacacacaaccattaatatctaaaccactggcaacaaaagtgagtacactcctaagtgaaaatgtccaaattgggcccaaagtgtcaatattttgtgtggctaccattattttccagcactgcgttaaccctcttgggcatggagtataccagagcttcacagattgccactggagtcctcctgaactcctccatgacgacatcacagagctggtgggtgttagagaccttgtgctcctccaccttcatttgaggatgccccacaggtgctcaatagggtttagtcctggagacatgcttggccagtccatcacctttaccctcagcttctttagcaagtcagtggtcatcttagaggtgtgtttggggtccttatcatgttggaatactcccctgcggcccagtcattgaaggaaggggatcatgctctgcttcagtatgtcacagtacatgttagcatttatggttccctcaatgaactgtagctccccagtgccgacagcactaatgcagccccagactatgacactcccaccacaatacttgactgtaggcaacacacacttgtctttgtactcctcacctggttgccgccacacacgcttgacaacatctgaaccaaataagtttatcttggtctcttcagaccacaggacatggttctagtaatccatgtccgtagtctgcttgtctgagcactgacaggctgaccccccaccccctcaacctctgcagcaatgctggcaccactcatacgtctatttcccaaagatagcctctggatatgatgctgagcatgtgcactcaacttctttggtcaaccatggcgaggcctgttctgagtggaacctatcctgttaaacagctgtatggtcttggccaccgtgctgcagctcagtttcagggtcttgccaatctttttAAAGCCTAGACCATCTTGATGTAGagcattcattcttttttttttcagatcttctgagagttctttgccatgaggtgccatgttgaacttccagtgaccagtatgagtaagagcgataacaccaaatttaacacacatgctccccattcacacccgagaccttgtaacagtaataaatcacatgacaccgggagggaaaatggctaattgggtccattctggacaatttcactcaggggtgtactcacttttgttgccagtggtttggacattaatggctgtgtgttgagttattttgagggaacagcaaatttacactgttatacaagctgtacactcactactttacattgtagtaaagtgtcatttcttcagtgttgtcacatgaaaagatataacaaaatatttttaaaaaatgtgaggggtgtacaggcataccccacttttaagtacacaatggggtttatttactaaagctagaaagtgcaaaatcaggctcccttctgcatagaaaccaatgagcttctaaccccagcttactcaattaagctttggtaataaaacctggaagctcagtggtttctatacagaagtgagcctgattttgcactttctagctttagtaaataaaccccattgtgtacgtaaaagtggggtatgcctgtactcacttttgtgagatactgtacatattgatGTGGGTATATTTGATAGGGAAGTCTTAGCTGATTCCATTATATTTAATAAACCTATTATTAACcgttttcattttcctttttttttttaaatgtaagtaatTTGGTTTTGGAATTTCATTAAGTGTTGTATCCAAATGATGTACTTAAAGAAATATTTTTCATCATTGCTGTTACATTTAGTCCTTCTCTGATCTATTGAAAACAAAATCAAATGTTTTGTATGGAGTTGGATGTTTGTGGAAGTTTACAGTTATAGGACAGTTATACCCAACATATGTCTAGCAGCAACATAAAAATATGAAGCAAATATTGCTATCCTATATAATCCTAAATGCAATTGTTTGTGTAATTGACTGTATTTTTCAAACTTCGTTTTGTAGATGAAAGTTGTGCTAGTTGTGTTGAAAAATGCTAACAGAATTTAAATATGTAGCTATATAGACAGATAATGGAACAGCTATAGTAAGCTTTTTTTCTAAAATATGCATGATTCAGAAATTTGCATAACTGCTCCTTTATTTGCAAACTTcctttttttgataaataaatagaGGGACTTTGAGCCAGAAAATAACAGAGGCAGGAAACGGCAAAACTGATTTACCTTGCAGAAGTTTATCCACAGCAAAATGCATCTAAAGAGTCTTGTTGCAGCATGTGTGCTGGGATTTTTTGTGATGACCGAGGTTATAGAAGGTGAGCTCCTAAAGACTTTTGCTTTAAGTTTCCTTTGAACTCAACATTAAGAAAATATATTTTAGCATTAGAGAAATGTAAACATAAGCAATAGTATAAAGttgttatacagtatattgtttaaagaGATGTATTATGTGCTGTGGATTTTTTGGCATTGAAATGTGACTAACCaaagtatattttttttcctcaagagAAGTGGGGGAAAGATTAGAACTTCTGttatgtttttttattgctgttggtaTCTCCATTAGggggatttctcttcacttttGGTCTTGATGACCACTGTCTGTCCACTGTTACCggaaaaatgaaagaaaattcTACTTggaaatcttaattctttcctatactatccaaattaaaaaaagtattggctgGAGTTCCACTGTAAGTGTAGCTGCTTAAAATACTTTATGCCTGTACAACATAGGGTGTTTGGAAAAGATTTTCATTTTATCAATCGAAAAAATATGCAATTCTACCATCAATTACCGAGCTTGTTTTACCGTTGTTCCCCatgttttttccctttcttctttatATTCCATTGCCACATGTTGTATACAATGCCTTCTTTTGTCTGTTGTCTTGCTACTCTTGTTTCTCTTGCTTTTTCTTTTAtaattaactttttttcttttgtatttatgaaatatttttgtactccctccattttttttctctaaatttttCTTTACAATCCcattcagtttttatttttgtcattcctACATTGCAATATGCTTTTTGCCAAATTATTAGTGAAAAAAAACAGGACAGGTCATTGTAAAAAGCATAAGTGGACTTTACTGCTGAGAGTGTTATACCTGTACAATTTAGGGTGTTTGGAAAAGATTTAAATTTTATCAATAAAAACATATGCAATTCTACCACCAATTACAGAGCTCATTTTACTTTTGTTGCCtctgtgtttttttccctttcttcttaaTATTCTGTTGCCACATATTGTATATAATGTCTTCTTTTGTCTGTTGTCTTGCCACTGTTGTTCtaaaaagcataggtggactttattGCTGAGAGATTTGTTTGAAGGAAGCTTGTGGTTCACCCAAGAAAGGTGATTCACAGGTTTGCATTAAAGGCCAATCCTGACGGATTTTTATCTATTATATTTATCTATTACTGTTGAGTATGGAGAGGAATGCAGTTCACCTGTACCATGTAACAGTACCTGTGCTTTTAGATCATTGCAGCATTTGCTATCACCCTGAGCACAGGGTGACAgtcaaccctgtgtaagctctgactacTGCTATGAGCTGAATTTATTCAGGGCACTATTTTTCTTACTCTACATGGCTGTTATGATCGGCAAGTGTTAAAGTTGCCAGGAATTAAGGGAACCTGTTGCTTTTTTCCCTCCATGGGCAAAGCAGAAAACAGATGCAGCGCTAAGTAACTGATAAAATACCGGTATATGAAAATAACAACAATAAAGTGACAACAAAATTACACATCAATTAACCAATGTAGTTGCCTACAAAGCAAAAATAGTTATGCATAGTAGTGAGAAAACTTATGTGTAAACATGTTAAAAAGTACAGTGTCCATTAACCTACCTGGTGGTATGATAATGTctgattttttatgctgaaagcggcacattgttttgcatggaaatttggtgttctatattgtaggcctgtaattcttaggaataactcagttaaatttgtccaaacaagagtctagtagacatcccgggtatgataaagtttgaaacacgaaatcataaattataatataataaataactataaataattataacaaataataatataataataataaaatgtattcaataacgtaatcaaatcaaaaacactgaaatttgctcggttgcagaattgtcgctgttgttactttcggagactgtccgtttgtgggcgcagtctatttaactcctgttaatttcccctgcaaaatggtcagacctcaaaaccatattctgttagtgtctcaaattaacatacatgtgtttttttctttccttgctcttttccaagtcctgttttgttgaccaataaaatttgtagcaattttttatgatttatgtgttttgttaataatttgttttgcagatgcatgctcaatccaagtaatgcaatttacactccccccaaaaaaacaattttcatgcaacagatttaccagctgcagcttaactaggctgattggcatggcaaaacaaaaataggtgtgatttgtctaaaagctactttcctgatgCCTTCATAGTagtatatgcatggattgtgcttatgctgccatggataggcaccaggaaagtaaaatTATAGAGaggaaagtattcaattttccatcttagcgcagtggttctcagcctcggtCCTCatgtacccccgacaggacatgttttgggaatttatcttagctaaaatagctgtccaaaataccaagccattgactctgatttaaagcacctgtgcaagatgaaagtaaacctgcaaacatggcctgttggggggggcaattcaagtgtactcgctgtaaatttaaggggaagcactggtgatttcatcatccaatcatgtagaagcaaagatgctgtttttttattatccttgcatgtccccctcagatttccagcaactgcacttccaagtgcacttgtagtgcaaagtggatttggctttagtaaataaaccccaaagtccaagatacctaataatttggggaaTACACAgtaaaatgctagagtgcaatttaactaattgggaaactatttagattgacctgtgtgtccccaaggaaagacattgggtagggttttaccctcacttcctgtttggctatgtgacaagaAGTGAATAAATGTgaaagagaaagtggcaaaatttgggaggtgtcttcaccctatcaggggtgcagacatccccaaaaactgacaagacttctaatccctctgcactctatccccaagcaaaaatgataaaggatttcatttagtttaactttgcaaggacacattcctaagttcaactgtgatgcgtgtcaatggcccatttagaccttgtttaatagaaaacaccaattccctttcactataaacatttgttagtccagtcctggaaatctgctttactattaatttccataaaaattgggttcctgcagttaGATGCACCAAATGCATgtagatgcgcgaccgctgtgtgtgtgagatgcgcaactgctgtgtacgcagaggtatgtacccatggcacacatctggttcccagaagcggtggccagcacaaaggaatgacatcacgcccctgcAGGAAGTAGCTTGTACtgttgctaatttcttcccacccccatgccccgctcactgttctctgaggaagagatgatccttatttgcaaattaagatcatttttgatttatttttacatggggtggtgtttgtgtgggtcatgtgtgtatatctaaatgatttggcctcaaaacacacacctacttcctgtgtacagattcacgtcagtgccaatgtatattgcttcctgcttcagtgtgtgtgtatatatatatctatatatatatatatagatatctatatatctatctctatatatatatagagatagatatatagatatctatatatatatgtatatagatatatacacatatatgttcgTGTGTCCACccgcagagagaagttgggtagatgctacactcccaattctggaggcataataatggtccaGCACAGGggccttcaaactacggccctccagttggtcaggaactacaattcccatcatacctagtcatgtctgtgaatgccagaattttacaatgcctcatgggatgtgtagttccgcaacagctggagagccgtagtttgaagattcctgatcactctagcatgtcttgaaaaaaggtggtttctcacatgccttgtataatgcccaagaaatattgttaggaaaatacaagtgggtcatggcacatctgcattcaaaatttggcacttaagatggtcatacactatgcaatctacaATTCGATATTTAggtaaaataggtaataggaagacgcacttaaacaattaattcaaaatataggaaatcaaacaggcttttgcactaaatctaatttatttaagatctaactgattgcagtgtatggtcacctttaagaTCAAGATCGGAAAATATTAATTCATTGGGTTTAGAAACAGTTCCATGTTCTTTGTAATGTAGTGAaagatttgggggaaaaaaaagaaaaaaaaacacatttcaaagatattttagaagtaataggaatgagattagcatcaaaagggttaattaactgagaacacctactaattgcctaacaagacacatccaatgagatgaaattaaccaattgtattgggtgtgcgctattatcaatgagaaaaccgcagttactctagcgccagttgcagtttacatatgcgggaatttattatcgttatttgcgcttcaatgtgcgccagtTCGCACGTTCAGTTAACAACTTTtctggcgcaccaattaatgtttgaactggtgcagtgcctttttcttagtaaatcacccccccattatttttaacatgtttaCACATATGTTTTCTCACTACGATGAATAACTATTTTTGCTTTTTAGGCAACTAAATTGTTAATTGGTGTGTAATTTTGCACTTTCACTTCattgttgttatttttatatattttatcagtTACTTAGAGCTGCACTTTAAATCTCTCCATTCTCTTCATACAATTTGTCTAATTGCAGTGCCAGCAGCTACGGTTAGCGAGCTGGGTGGCGcagtaattattttatttttacttcctttaGTATGTGTTAATGTCATTCATTTAATTTGTGCTAATGTGATGCTGTGACTTGTCTGCAAAGTTGTCTATTCCAAGTCATGATATAAGTAAAAATAACAGCACTTTTGTTCTTATTTATTATTGCAGGCCTATATGTAGAACCAAATATGCCAATTATGAGATGTAATTGCCGTAAACTAGCAACAACCCATATAAACAAAAACATGATTAAGAAGCTTGAAATCATTCCAAAAAGATCTTATTGTGCAAAGGTGGAAATTATGTAAGTGTTTCTAGTTGATTCAGATAAGTACCTTGTTTGCTTTATGATTGGGTAGATTGTATCATACGTCATTGGTGAAGAAAGAGATCATGGGGTTGGTGGTTACAGCAGAAGATTGTCCACTAGCCTGCTAGTTGGATTAGTAATTTTCATTGATGCTTTACAGTTCAAACATATTCCCTTGGTAATAATGGCagacattattatattattatatttataattcATTATACTCCTAAAATGTTATCTTCAGTTAAGCCCAAGTCACTAAAGCCAAAAaccgaagaaggaaaaaaaaaatgaaagatgaactccaggcaaacaataaaacacaccatgaaatGCATATAGAGAGGTTgtcttacctgccaaaggatttgtatttttgtccatgcaatcctgagatttacacagcgtGGTTTTTCTCTGTTGCACTTATAGGTCACCTCCCCACAcccagcctatgactggacagtgaaggagaataaGCAGCAGATTAATTAATGTATCTCTCTGTCAccttgctctctcctcctatcagccgTGTTAGCACACCAGAACTGCAGGCCAATAGATTGGCTCCGTGTGCTCCATCTACCTCTCCCAGTCCTAACTCTGCTTTACAAGGGACAGCAAGAGTCTGATACCAGGTTAAGTTAGGTAAATACATCGCCtgcatataaaaaaatacatttgagaaTCTATTCATTTATTTGTGTTTACTTGATCCTCCTGGAGTTTAGCCCACACCAACGTATCAAATGCTTGATTtaattttctaaataaaataaaaaagcagctgaGATTTGGTTGCTCTGAGTGATACCTCTGCATCCCCTGTATTCTAGGTTTTTAAATATGAGCACCATTGCAATCTAGAGAACACAGACACAGTGCTAAACATGCAGAAAATACTGCGTCCACATGCAATCTGCATCTTTCTCATTAAGATCTATTTTATATTTCATAAAATAGTATCTTATATTCATTAAAACACCATACCCCATTTagtgcaggataaaaaaaaatgcttaatcTGATTTAATTGCACACTGTGAATTTCTCACAGTGCCTGGAGGGTATTTAGCATCATCTAGCGCTTTTCTCCCCAGTATTATGTCCCTGCATTGCTCAttccattcattggatttcagttctttcagctcAGCCTTACGTGTGGGTGATACCTAGGACAGTCtgctgttttcaggaagctatctATGTATAGAcccttccagtggcggctggtgaagttttaggatgggggggcaccaggccccgtccttcctttttgacccctcccacttggtgaaaatgggcatggtttcagctaaatagtgggcgtggctctaaggtggtgtggttaatgtctgagttgaacgagggatggagggagagagggatggagggacagcaggcccagatccaacacaacaatagaaatatgtgtattctagaaagtttaacaatcagcagataaagatactccaaacacctggtgttagcacttcaatcatcccagcaccatggttgttatggtgtcaggatgattgaagcgcattatttctattattacattgtaatataaaatgaaatcattcaactcaccataatgcagaatcagtgggagccccgagtgtgtcactagccatgaCGCCTGCCACGAGAtgccatcaggtatccccagcggagtccctccttacatcaggtgcccccagcggagtccctccttacatgcagcctgtgtcacataaaatgcagcctgtgtcaccaccaaattgcagcagcatgtgtcaccaccaaattgcagcagcctgtgtcaccaaattgcagcagcctgtgtcaccaccaaattgcagcagcctgtgtcaccaccaaattgcagcagcctgtgtcaccaccaaattgcagcagcatgtgtcacaaccaaattgcagcagcctgtgtcaccaaattgcagcag
This window of the Aquarana catesbeiana isolate 2022-GZ linkage group LG01, ASM4218655v1, whole genome shotgun sequence genome carries:
- the LOC141106532 gene encoding alveolar macrophage chemotactic factor-like codes for the protein MHLKSLVAACVLGFFVMTEVIEGLYVEPNMPIMRCNCRKLATTHINKNMIKKLEIIPKRSYCAKVEIIITLKNDNQVCIDPNARWFSALLPKLYQLAKQKQGKQENGQTTMQTP